A genomic window from Streptomyces sp. HUAS YS2 includes:
- a CDS encoding NUDIX hydrolase, which translates to MSNGQWYPPEWPDRIRALAAGELEPAAPKRAATVLLLRDGADGPSVHMLRRRASMAFAGGAYAYPGGGVDPRDEHPVHWAGPSLAEWAEGLGVKDEAEAQAIVCAAVRETFEEAGVLLAGETENSVVGDTTGADWERDREALIARELSFAEFLDRRGLVLRSDLLGAWARWITPEFEPRRYDTWFFVAALPAGQRTRDTSSEADRTVWIRPAEAAAGYDRGELTMMPPTISTLRGLERFGTAAEALGSAAGQDMTPVLAQARLDGDELILSWPGHDEFTKHIPSAGGTGGTA; encoded by the coding sequence ATGTCGAATGGTCAGTGGTACCCACCGGAATGGCCCGACCGCATCCGCGCCCTTGCCGCCGGGGAGCTGGAGCCAGCGGCCCCCAAACGGGCCGCGACCGTCCTGCTGCTGCGGGACGGGGCCGACGGGCCCAGCGTCCACATGCTCCGCCGCCGCGCCTCCATGGCTTTCGCGGGCGGCGCGTACGCCTACCCGGGCGGCGGGGTCGACCCGCGCGACGAGCACCCCGTGCACTGGGCCGGACCGTCCCTGGCGGAGTGGGCGGAGGGGCTCGGCGTCAAGGACGAGGCGGAGGCGCAGGCCATCGTCTGCGCCGCGGTCCGCGAGACGTTCGAGGAGGCGGGAGTGCTGCTCGCCGGCGAGACCGAGAACTCGGTCGTCGGCGACACCACGGGCGCCGACTGGGAGCGGGACCGTGAGGCGCTGATCGCCCGGGAGCTGTCGTTCGCCGAGTTCCTCGACCGGCGCGGACTCGTCCTGCGCTCGGACCTGCTGGGGGCGTGGGCGCGCTGGATCACGCCCGAGTTCGAGCCCCGGCGGTACGACACCTGGTTCTTCGTGGCCGCGCTGCCCGCCGGACAGCGGACCCGTGACACCTCGTCGGAGGCGGACCGGACGGTCTGGATCCGCCCGGCGGAGGCGGCGGCCGGTTACGACCGGGGTGAGCTGACGATGATGCCGCCGACGATCTCGACGCTGCGCGGCCTGGAGCGCTTCGGCACGGCGGCCGAGGCACTGGGCTCGGCGGCCGGCCAGGACATGACCCCGGTGCTCGCGCAGGCGCGCCTGGACGGGGACGAGCTGATCCTGAGCTGGCCGGGACACGACGAGTTCACGAAGCACATCCCGTCGGCCGGCGGGACGGGAGGCACGGCATGA
- a CDS encoding RidA family protein, with translation MSGAGAVEAKLAELGLTLPEVVPPLAAYQPAVQSGPYIYTAGQLPMVEGKLPVTGKVGAEVTPEEAKQLARTCALNALAAVKSVAGDLDRIKRVVKVVGFVASASDFTGQPGVLNGASELLGAVLGDKGVHARSAVGVAVLPLDAPVEVEIQVELEQG, from the coding sequence GTGAGCGGCGCCGGCGCCGTCGAGGCGAAGCTCGCCGAGCTGGGTCTGACCCTGCCCGAGGTCGTGCCGCCGCTGGCCGCGTACCAGCCGGCCGTGCAGTCCGGGCCGTACATCTACACCGCGGGCCAGCTGCCGATGGTGGAGGGCAAGCTCCCGGTGACCGGCAAGGTCGGCGCGGAGGTCACCCCCGAGGAGGCCAAGCAGCTCGCGCGCACCTGCGCGCTGAACGCGCTGGCCGCCGTGAAGTCGGTCGCCGGTGACCTGGACCGGATCAAGCGCGTCGTGAAGGTCGTCGGCTTCGTCGCCTCGGCCTCCGACTTCACCGGGCAGCCCGGCGTCCTCAACGGCGCCAGCGAGCTGCTCGGCGCGGTGCTCGGCGACAAGGGCGTGCACGCGCGCAGCGCCGTGGGCGTCGCGGTGCTTCCGCTGGACGCGCCGGTCGAGGTCGAGATCCAGGTGGAGCTGGAGCAGGGCTGA
- a CDS encoding DUF4177 domain-containing protein, with product MTKWEYATVPLLVHATKQILDTWGEDGWELVQVVPGPNNPEQLVAYLKRERSA from the coding sequence ATGACCAAGTGGGAATACGCGACCGTGCCCCTTCTCGTGCACGCGACCAAGCAGATTCTGGACACCTGGGGCGAGGACGGCTGGGAGCTCGTCCAGGTCGTGCCCGGGCCGAACAACCCCGAGCAGCTCGTGGCCTACCTGAAGCGCGAGAGGTCCGCGTGA
- a CDS encoding ArsA family ATPase has product MSRLQVVSGKGGTGKTTVAAALALALATEGKRTLLVEVEGRQGIAQVFETEALPYEERKIAVAPGGGEVFALAIDAERALLDYLQMFYKLGSAGRALKKLGAIDFATTIAPGVRDVLLTGKACEAVRRREKQGGFTYDYVVMDAPPTGRITRFLNVNDEVAGLARIGPIHNQAQAVMRFLKSPDTAVHLVTLLEEMPVQETADGIAELRDAELPVGAVIVNMVRPHVLDEDAVRAAAGDHRAGIAKTLASVGVAGGTRLVDPLLEQAAEHAQRVALEREQRAVLAGLDVPAYELPFLGEGADIAGLYRLAKELRKLGVGA; this is encoded by the coding sequence GTGAGCAGGCTCCAGGTCGTCAGCGGCAAGGGTGGTACCGGTAAGACGACGGTAGCCGCCGCCCTCGCGCTCGCCCTCGCGACCGAGGGCAAGCGGACTCTCCTCGTGGAGGTCGAAGGAAGACAGGGCATCGCACAGGTCTTCGAGACGGAGGCCCTTCCCTACGAGGAACGCAAGATCGCCGTCGCGCCGGGCGGCGGAGAGGTGTTCGCGCTGGCCATCGACGCCGAGCGCGCGCTCCTCGACTACCTCCAGATGTTCTACAAACTGGGCAGCGCCGGCCGCGCCCTCAAGAAGCTCGGCGCGATCGACTTCGCGACGACGATAGCGCCGGGGGTGCGGGACGTCCTGCTCACCGGCAAGGCGTGCGAGGCCGTCCGGCGGCGCGAGAAGCAGGGCGGGTTCACGTACGACTACGTCGTGATGGACGCGCCCCCGACCGGCCGCATCACCCGCTTCCTCAACGTCAACGACGAGGTCGCGGGCCTGGCCAGGATCGGCCCGATACACAACCAGGCGCAGGCGGTGATGCGCTTCCTCAAGTCGCCCGACACGGCAGTGCACCTGGTGACCCTGCTCGAGGAGATGCCGGTCCAGGAGACCGCCGACGGCATCGCCGAACTCCGGGACGCCGAACTGCCGGTGGGCGCGGTCATCGTGAACATGGTCCGGCCGCACGTCCTGGACGAGGACGCGGTACGGGCCGCGGCCGGCGACCACCGCGCGGGGATCGCGAAGACCCTGGCGTCCGTCGGCGTCGCCGGCGGCACGCGCCTGGTCGACCCGCTCCTGGAGCAGGCGGCGGAGCACGCGCAGCGGGTCGCCCTGGAGCGCGAGCAGCGCGCCGTGCTGGCGGGCCTCGACGTGCCGGCGTACGAACTGCCCTTCCTCGGGGAGGGCGCGGACATCGCCGGTCTCTACCGGCTGGCGAAGGAACTGCGGAAGCTGGGGGTCGGCGCGTGA
- a CDS encoding ArsA family ATPase: MDSVPVLALDPILDDPGTRIIVCCGAGGVGKTTTAAALGVRAAERGRRVVVLTIDPARRLAQSMGIDSLDNVPRRVEGIKGSNGGELHAMMLDMKRTFDEIVEAHADSERARAILENPFYQSLSAGFAGTQEYMAMEKLGQLRAKDEWDLIVVDTPPSRSALDFLDAPKRLGSFLDGKFIKLLMAPAKVGGRAGMKFLNVGMSMMTGSLGKLLGGQFLKDVQTFVAAMDTMFGGFRTRADATYKLLQAPGTAFLVVATPERDALREAAYFVERLAAEHMPLAGLILNRVHGSGAARLSAERARAAAENLGEGRIVDQEAGKTGVRGPGAASPEPSESPLDGGDTDTKNRPDLEQLTAGLLRLHAERMQVIAREQRTRDRFTALHPEVAVTEVAALPGDVHDLAGLRAIGDRLATGSPSPV, from the coding sequence ATCGACTCCGTGCCGGTCCTCGCCCTCGACCCGATCCTCGACGACCCGGGCACCCGGATCATCGTCTGCTGCGGCGCCGGCGGCGTCGGCAAGACGACCACGGCGGCGGCCCTCGGCGTGCGCGCGGCCGAACGGGGGCGGCGGGTCGTCGTCCTCACGATCGACCCGGCGCGGCGGCTGGCCCAGTCGATGGGCATCGACTCCCTCGACAACGTCCCCCGCAGGGTGGAGGGCATCAAGGGGTCGAACGGCGGTGAACTGCACGCCATGATGCTCGACATGAAGCGGACCTTCGACGAGATCGTCGAGGCGCACGCGGATTCCGAGCGGGCGCGGGCGATCCTGGAGAACCCCTTCTACCAGTCCCTGTCGGCGGGTTTCGCCGGCACACAGGAGTACATGGCGATGGAGAAGCTCGGGCAGCTCCGCGCCAAGGACGAGTGGGACCTGATCGTCGTCGACACTCCCCCGTCCCGTTCGGCCCTCGACTTCCTGGACGCGCCGAAGCGGCTCGGGTCCTTCCTGGACGGGAAGTTCATCAAGCTGCTGATGGCGCCTGCGAAGGTGGGCGGCCGGGCGGGGATGAAGTTCCTGAACGTCGGCATGTCGATGATGACGGGGTCTCTGGGGAAGCTGCTCGGCGGGCAGTTCCTCAAGGACGTGCAGACCTTCGTCGCCGCGATGGACACGATGTTCGGCGGCTTCCGGACCCGCGCCGACGCCACGTACAAGCTGCTCCAGGCGCCCGGCACGGCGTTCCTCGTGGTCGCCACGCCGGAGCGGGACGCACTGCGCGAAGCCGCGTACTTCGTGGAGCGGCTGGCCGCGGAGCACATGCCCCTGGCGGGCCTGATCCTCAACCGGGTGCACGGCAGCGGGGCCGCGCGGCTCTCCGCCGAGCGCGCACGGGCGGCCGCGGAAAATCTTGGTGAGGGCCGCATTGTGGATCAGGAGGCCGGGAAGACTGGTGTTCGTGGCCCCGGGGCCGCCTCTCCCGAGCCGTCCGAATCCCCCCTCGACGGCGGCGACACGGACACGAAGAACCGGCCCGATCTCGAGCAGTTGACCGCGGGGTTGCTCCGGCTGCACGCCGAGCGGATGCAGGTGATCGCGCGTGAACAGCGCACGCGGGACCGCTTCACCGCGCTGCACCCCGAGGTGGCGGTGACCGAAGTGGCCGCCCTGCCCGGTGACGTGCACGACCTCGCCGGCCTCCGGGCCATCGGCGACCGGCTCGCGACCGGAAGCCCGTCCCCGGTGTGA
- a CDS encoding WhiB family transcriptional regulator translates to MGWVADWSAQAACRTTDPDELFVQGAAQNRAKAVCTGCPVRTECLADALDNRVEFGVWGGMTERERRALLRRRPTVTSWRRLLETARTEYERGAGLLPVAMNDDETYEEYAAVG, encoded by the coding sequence ATGGGCTGGGTAGCTGACTGGAGTGCGCAGGCGGCCTGCCGCACTACCGATCCGGATGAACTGTTTGTTCAGGGAGCGGCGCAGAACAGGGCGAAGGCGGTGTGCACCGGATGCCCGGTGCGGACCGAATGCCTGGCCGACGCGCTGGACAACCGCGTCGAGTTCGGCGTGTGGGGCGGAATGACGGAGCGCGAGCGCCGTGCGCTGCTGCGCCGGAGGCCGACCGTCACCTCGTGGCGCCGGCTCCTGGAGACCGCGCGGACCGAGTACGAGCGCGGTGCGGGCCTGCTGCCCGTCGCGATGAACGACGACGAGACGTACGAGGAGTACGCCGCGGTGGGCTAG
- a CDS encoding transglycosylase domain-containing protein, giving the protein MAKKRSGGGLTGTQQAAKFLGVSVLAGAVLAGIALPAAGALGLAAKGTVEGFDEIPANLKTPPLSQRTTILNADGGRIATVYSRDRTVVPLEKISPYMQKAIVAIEDSRFYEHGAIDLKGVLRAINRNAQSGGVAQGASTLTQQYVKNVFVEEAGDDPDKVAQATQQTIGRKVRELKYAIQVEEELGKKKILENYLNITFFGQQAYGIESASQRYFSKHAKDLDVEEAAMLAGIVQSPSRYDPVNDAQEAVKRRNVVLQRMADLKDISQAEADRAKASPLKLKVSKPKNGCITAASGAGFFCDYVKQVFLSDPVFGKTREDRAKIWNQGGLTIRTTLSSQAQEAAQQSLKDHVNQDDKVAAAVTMVEPGTGKILAMGQSKPYGFGEHETTINYSVNKKQGGSNFGFPVGSTFKPFLAAAAIEQGRPPTQVYSAPYEMPYPASIPTCSGSPWVNDGGYKLENENETEVGPYALKEAMEKSVNTYFVQMIQDIGLCPVVDITDKLGVVQGNGTKLPVSPSALTLGSTGISPLTMATAYATFANRGTYCTPTAIQAIKTADGKRLDVPKSECSKAMTERTADTINELLRGVVDSGTGQQAGLSGRDNAGKTGTTDERKNAWFVGYTPNLSGAVWVGSASQQVSMEQITIGGVYHDKVFGGRVPGPIWKDAMTGALDGLPAGQFVRVNIPDAQKDPKDKGRDRRRPGGDNKPGDDGDIFPDITFPPDLIGGGTHRGQGGNGGGGR; this is encoded by the coding sequence ATGGCAAAGAAGCGCTCGGGCGGTGGTCTGACCGGGACCCAGCAGGCCGCCAAGTTCCTCGGTGTCAGTGTGCTCGCCGGAGCGGTGCTGGCGGGAATCGCCCTGCCCGCCGCCGGGGCACTGGGACTCGCGGCGAAGGGAACCGTCGAGGGATTCGACGAGATCCCCGCGAATCTGAAGACGCCCCCGCTCAGTCAGCGCACCACGATCCTCAATGCCGACGGCGGCCGTATCGCCACGGTCTACTCCCGTGACCGCACGGTCGTGCCGCTGGAGAAGATCTCCCCGTACATGCAGAAGGCGATCGTCGCGATCGAGGACTCGCGCTTCTACGAGCACGGTGCGATCGACCTCAAGGGCGTGCTGCGCGCGATCAACCGGAACGCGCAGTCCGGCGGGGTCGCCCAGGGCGCGTCGACGCTCACCCAGCAGTACGTGAAGAACGTCTTCGTCGAGGAGGCCGGCGACGACCCCGACAAGGTCGCCCAGGCCACCCAGCAGACCATCGGCCGCAAGGTGCGCGAGCTCAAGTACGCGATCCAGGTCGAAGAGGAGCTGGGGAAGAAGAAGATCCTGGAGAACTACCTCAACATCACGTTCTTCGGGCAGCAGGCCTACGGCATCGAGTCGGCCTCGCAGCGCTACTTCTCCAAGCACGCCAAGGACCTGGACGTGGAGGAGGCGGCGATGCTCGCGGGCATCGTGCAGTCCCCCAGCCGGTACGACCCGGTGAACGACGCGCAGGAGGCCGTCAAGCGCCGCAACGTCGTGCTCCAGCGCATGGCGGACCTCAAGGACATCAGCCAGGCGGAGGCGGACCGGGCGAAGGCCAGCCCGCTGAAGCTGAAGGTGAGCAAGCCGAAGAACGGCTGCATCACCGCCGCCAGCGGCGCCGGCTTCTTCTGCGACTACGTCAAGCAGGTCTTCCTGTCCGACCCGGTCTTCGGCAAGACCCGCGAGGACCGGGCCAAGATCTGGAACCAGGGCGGTCTGACCATCCGGACCACTCTGAGCTCCCAGGCCCAGGAGGCGGCGCAGCAGTCGCTCAAGGACCACGTGAACCAGGACGACAAGGTCGCCGCCGCGGTGACCATGGTCGAGCCCGGCACCGGCAAGATCCTGGCGATGGGCCAGTCCAAGCCGTACGGCTTCGGCGAGCACGAGACCACGATCAACTACTCGGTGAACAAGAAGCAGGGCGGCTCGAACTTCGGCTTCCCGGTCGGTTCGACCTTCAAGCCGTTCCTCGCCGCGGCCGCCATCGAGCAGGGCCGACCGCCGACGCAGGTCTACTCGGCGCCGTACGAGATGCCGTACCCGGCCTCGATCCCCACCTGCTCCGGTTCCCCGTGGGTGAACGACGGCGGCTACAAGCTGGAGAACGAGAACGAGACGGAGGTCGGTCCGTACGCGCTGAAGGAGGCGATGGAGAAGTCGGTCAACACCTACTTCGTGCAGATGATCCAGGACATCGGGCTCTGCCCGGTGGTCGACATCACCGACAAGCTGGGCGTCGTGCAGGGCAACGGCACGAAGCTGCCGGTGTCGCCCTCGGCGCTGACCCTGGGCTCGACCGGTATCTCGCCGCTGACGATGGCGACGGCGTACGCGACCTTCGCCAACCGGGGCACGTACTGCACGCCGACCGCGATCCAGGCGATCAAGACCGCGGACGGCAAGCGGCTCGACGTGCCGAAGTCCGAGTGCAGCAAGGCGATGACCGAGCGCACCGCGGACACGATCAACGAGCTGCTGCGCGGTGTGGTCGACTCCGGTACGGGCCAGCAGGCCGGTCTGAGCGGCCGTGACAACGCGGGCAAGACGGGTACCACGGACGAGCGGAAGAACGCCTGGTTCGTCGGCTACACGCCGAACCTGTCGGGCGCGGTGTGGGTCGGCAGCGCCAGCCAGCAGGTCTCGATGGAGCAGATCACGATCGGCGGCGTCTACCACGACAAGGTCTTCGGTGGCCGGGTCCCGGGTCCGATCTGGAAGGACGCGATGACGGGCGCGCTGGACGGTCTGCCGGCGGGACAGTTCGTCCGCGTCAACATCCCGGACGCGCAGAAGGACCCGAAGGACAAGGGCCGTGACCGGCGGCGCCCGGGCGGCGACAACAAGCCGGGCGACGACGGCGACATCTTCCCGGACATCACCTTCCCGCCGGACCTCATCGGCGGCGGCACCCACCGCGGCCAGGGAGGCAACGGCGGCGGAGGCCGGTGA
- a CDS encoding GatB/YqeY domain-containing protein has product MTTLKSKLQEDLNTAIKARDELRSSTLRLTLAAVQKEEVAGTTKRDLSDDEVQKVIAKEAKKRREAAEAFAQGGRTEQAEREKAEGVVLDAYLPQQLSDDELEQIVAAAVAEAKGAGAEGPRAMGAVMKIVNPKVAGRAEGGRVAATVKKLLAG; this is encoded by the coding sequence ATGACCACGCTCAAGTCCAAGCTGCAGGAAGACCTCAACACCGCGATCAAGGCGCGTGACGAGCTGCGTTCGTCCACGCTCCGACTGACGCTCGCCGCCGTCCAGAAGGAGGAGGTCGCGGGTACCACCAAGCGCGATCTCTCCGACGACGAGGTGCAGAAGGTCATCGCCAAGGAGGCGAAGAAGCGCCGCGAGGCCGCGGAGGCCTTCGCGCAGGGCGGTCGCACGGAGCAGGCCGAGCGCGAGAAGGCGGAGGGCGTCGTTCTCGACGCGTACCTTCCGCAGCAGCTGAGCGACGACGAGCTGGAGCAGATCGTGGCGGCGGCGGTCGCCGAGGCCAAGGGCGCCGGGGCCGAGGGCCCGCGCGCGATGGGCGCGGTCATGAAGATCGTGAACCCGAAGGTCGCGGGGCGGGCGGAGGGCGGCCGGGTCGCCGCCACGGTGAAGAAGCTGCTGGCCGGCTGA